A DNA window from Polyodon spathula isolate WHYD16114869_AA chromosome 18, ASM1765450v1, whole genome shotgun sequence contains the following coding sequences:
- the LOC121330523 gene encoding forkhead box protein E4-like, with product MNLENLFYFSGMCNMTAESQYSPTEAASPMGGSPNRNLDSPSPGTAKDEVMIKSEPRGNSPATDREDGNLGQTEDQLPTSRSRRRKRPVQRGKPPYSYIALITMSIANSPERKLTLGGIYKFIMERFPFYRENSKKWQNSIRHNLTLNDCFVKIPREPGRPGKGNYWTLDPAAEDMFDNGSFLRRRKRFKRTDISTYPGYMQNSSAFTPTPVGRQSYPNTLYPGMGSGYSPQIHSSTHHHAMLHHYQNPGVVGQGQHRMFSIDNIINQQSVLQSSSGTELSHQSLGLNGDLGSMAPSCSLGVGSDPVSCFQAQSFSPSGVGSVLSRSSGTISSNLAAAYPYNSSPPHLPAMAQASYSPGTTQMYAPSNRISLQPMRSSSCSEHTDQFLSLSSSQINELGQFGANNSYMRQANFASGLERYV from the coding sequence ATGAATCTTGAAAACTTATTTTACTTTTCGGGCATGTGCAACATGACTGCGGAATCTCAGTACTCCCCAACCGAGGCGGCGAGTCCCATGGGAGGCTCCCCTAACCGAAACCTGGATTCCCCCTCGCCGGGGACAGCGAAAGACGAGGTGATGATCAAATCGGAGCCTAGGGGAAACAGCCCTGCCACTGACAGGGAGGATGGCAATCTGGGCCAGACTGAGGACCAGTTGCCAACATCAAGGAGCCGACGCAGGAAGCGACCCGTTCAACGAGGCAAGCCACCTTACAGCTATATCGCTCTGATAACCATGTCCATCGCCAACTCGCCCGAGAGGAAACTCACGCTCGGGGGCATCTACAAGTTCATCATGGAACGCTTTCCGTTCTACCGGGAGAATTCCAAAAAGTGGCAGAACTCGATCCGGCACAACCTGACCCTCAACGACTGCTTCGTGAAGATCCCGCGGGAGCCCGGGCGTCCTGGCAAGGGCAATTACTGGACCCTGGACCCGGCGGCCGAAGACATGTTTGATAACGGCAGCTTTTTGCGCAGAAGGAAGCGCTTCAAGAGGACGGACATCAGTACCTACCCGGGCTACATGCAGAACTCCAGCGCCTTCACCCCGACCCCGGTCGGAAGGCAGTCCTATCCCAACACGTTATACCCCGGCATGGGCTCAGGGTACAGCCCCCAGATCCACAGCAGCACGCACCACCACGCCATGCTCCATCACTACCAGAACCCAGGCGTGGTCGGACAGGGTCAGCACAGGATGTTCAGCATTGACAATATCATCAACCAGCAGTCCGTGCTGCAGTCTTCCTCGGGGACCGAGCTGAGCCACCAGTCACTGGGCTTGAACGGGGACCTCGGCAGCATGGCCCCCAGCTGCTCGCTGGGCGTCGGTTCCGACCCAGTGTCCTGTTTCCAGGCACAGTCGTTCAGTCCGTCTGGAGTGGGATCCGTGCTGAGCAGGTCCAGCGGCACCATCTCATCCAACCTGGCGGCGGCTTATCCTTACAACTCCTCGCCGCCCCACTTGCCCGCCATGGCCCAGGCGAGTTACTCCCCGGGTACTACCCAGATGTACGCCCCTTCCAACAGGATCTCTCTGCAGCCCATGCGGTCCAGCTCGTGTTCCGAACACACGGACCAGTTCCTGAGTCTATCGAGCTCACAAATCAATGAACTCGGCCAGTTCGGTGCCAATAACTCCTATATGAGGCAGGCCAATTTTGCCTCAGGACTGGAGAGGTACGTGTAA